The Martelella sp. AD-3 genome includes a region encoding these proteins:
- the sufD gene encoding Fe-S cluster assembly protein SufD produces MNMQEKIKLTAAEEALVASFGRLAGSLPGNADVTTERDRLAGEIRSGGLPTRRVEAWHYTDLRNLLRTVPEEAGEAVNTLPPLLAESTMLSLVQGRAGRLPQVEGLSGTTTAEALANGDNSVRLALAYAEDAIGRINGAMMSDGFSVDIAEGTELDTPLEFQAVHGGGQVHSRNRIAFGAATKGTVVERHVAPEGDAALVSMLTSLSLGRDAEITYVIMQQQGAGDTHLGKLKIELGENARLKLLVVNAGGKLVRHEIDCDVKGEGADLMLRGVNLLGGESHTDITFDLGHNVPNTTSTETVRNVVFDKARGVFQGLIRVAPDAQKVDAKMSCNTLLMSDFGSFSAKPELEIFADDVQCGHGATVTDIDPNHLYYMMARGIPRKVAEGLLINAFVAEVVEELENEQLSEAVEAIIADWLDRHE; encoded by the coding sequence ATGAACATGCAAGAAAAGATCAAGCTGACGGCGGCGGAAGAAGCGCTGGTTGCCTCCTTCGGCCGGCTCGCCGGCTCGCTGCCGGGCAATGCCGACGTGACGACGGAACGCGACCGGCTCGCCGGCGAGATCCGCTCCGGCGGATTGCCGACGCGCCGTGTCGAGGCATGGCATTATACCGACCTGCGCAATCTCCTGCGCACCGTGCCCGAGGAGGCGGGCGAAGCCGTGAACACGCTGCCGCCGCTTCTGGCCGAAAGCACCATGCTTTCGCTGGTGCAGGGGCGCGCGGGCCGTCTGCCGCAGGTGGAGGGGCTTTCCGGCACCACCACGGCGGAGGCGCTGGCCAATGGCGACAATTCGGTCCGCCTCGCGCTTGCCTACGCCGAGGACGCGATCGGCCGGATCAACGGCGCTATGATGAGCGACGGCTTTAGCGTCGACATCGCCGAAGGGACCGAACTGGATACGCCGCTGGAGTTCCAGGCCGTGCATGGCGGCGGACAGGTGCATTCCCGCAACCGCATCGCATTCGGCGCGGCAACGAAGGGCACTGTCGTCGAGCGCCATGTCGCGCCGGAAGGCGATGCGGCGCTGGTGAGCATGCTCACCTCGCTCAGCCTCGGCAGGGATGCCGAGATCACCTATGTGATCATGCAGCAGCAGGGCGCGGGCGACACGCATCTCGGCAAGCTGAAGATCGAACTCGGCGAAAACGCCAGGCTGAAGCTGCTGGTCGTCAATGCGGGCGGCAAGCTGGTGCGCCACGAAATCGATTGCGACGTGAAGGGCGAGGGCGCCGACCTGATGCTGCGCGGCGTCAACCTGCTCGGCGGCGAGAGCCATACGGACATCACCTTCGACCTCGGCCACAACGTGCCCAACACGACCTCGACGGAAACCGTCCGCAATGTCGTTTTCGACAAGGCGCGCGGCGTATTTCAGGGGCTGATCCGGGTGGCGCCCGATGCGCAGAAGGTTGACGCGAAGATGAGCTGCAACACGCTGCTGATGAGCGATTTCGGCTCGTTTTCGGCGAAACCCGAACTTGAGATCTTCGCCGACGACGTCCAGTGCGGCCATGGCGCGACGGTGACGGATATCGACCCGAACCATCTTTATTACATGATGGCGCGCGGTATTCCGCGAAAGGTCGCGGAGGGCCTGTTGATCAACGCCTTCGTTGCCGAGGTTGTCGAGGAGCTGGAAAACGAACAGCTTTCCGAAGCCGTCGAGGCGATCATCGCCGACTGGCTCGACCGGCACGAATAG
- the sufC gene encoding Fe-S cluster assembly ATPase SufC translates to MLEIKNLHARIAEDGTEIIKGLDLTIRDGEVAAIMGPNGSGKSTLSYILAGREDYEVTEGEVLYNGENILELDAAERAAKGLFLAFQYPVEIPGVATMQFLKVAINEQRKARGEAELSTPDFMRKVKEGAAELKIDYEMLKRPLNVGFSGGEKKRAEILQMALLEPKLCVMDETDSGLDIDALKIVADGVNALRAPDRSVMVITHYQRLLDYIVPDTVHVLYKGRIIKSGGKELAHELEANGYADIIGEAA, encoded by the coding sequence ATGCTTGAAATCAAGAACCTGCACGCACGCATCGCCGAGGACGGCACGGAGATCATCAAGGGGCTCGACCTGACCATCCGGGATGGCGAGGTTGCTGCCATCATGGGGCCGAACGGGTCGGGTAAGTCGACGCTCTCCTACATTCTTGCCGGCCGCGAGGACTACGAGGTGACCGAGGGCGAGGTGCTCTATAACGGCGAGAACATTCTGGAGCTCGATGCCGCCGAGCGCGCCGCCAAGGGCCTGTTTCTCGCCTTTCAGTATCCGGTCGAAATTCCGGGCGTCGCCACCATGCAGTTCCTGAAGGTGGCGATCAACGAGCAGCGCAAGGCGCGCGGCGAGGCCGAGCTTTCCACGCCCGATTTCATGCGCAAGGTCAAGGAAGGCGCCGCCGAGCTGAAGATCGATTACGAGATGCTGAAGCGTCCGCTGAATGTCGGCTTTTCCGGCGGCGAGAAGAAGCGCGCGGAAATCCTGCAGATGGCGCTGCTGGAGCCAAAACTCTGCGTCATGGACGAGACCGATTCGGGCCTCGACATCGACGCCCTGAAGATCGTTGCCGACGGCGTCAACGCGCTCAGAGCGCCAGACCGTTCGGTCATGGTCATTACCCATTACCAGCGCCTGCTCGATTATATCGTGCCGGACACGGTGCACGTCCTCTACAAGGGCCGGATCATCAAGTCCGGGGGGAAGGAACTCGCCCACGAACTCGAGGCCAATGGCTACGCCGATATCATCGGCGAAGCGGCCTGA
- a CDS encoding GIY-YIG nuclease family protein: MVGFVYMMSDKPRGVIYTGVTSDLHDRVYEHKNHVRVGYTSKYLATNLIWFETHPNIVLAIQREKSLKRYRREWKIKLVEALNPTWLDLYEKIDGISNPYRPNPNIRNYGDYN; the protein is encoded by the coding sequence ATGGTCGGTTTCGTTTACATGATGTCCGATAAGCCGCGCGGGGTGATTTATACTGGTGTGACTTCAGACCTGCATGATCGTGTCTACGAACACAAAAATCATGTCAGAGTCGGTTATACATCAAAGTATTTGGCCACGAACCTCATTTGGTTTGAGACACATCCTAATATCGTGCTCGCGATCCAGCGCGAGAAGTCTTTGAAGCGCTATAGGCGGGAATGGAAGATCAAATTGGTTGAGGCGCTGAATCCGACTTGGCTTGATCTGTATGAGAAAATCGACGGCATCTCGAATCCGTACCGGCCGAATCCGAATATAAGAAACTACGGCGACTACAATTGA
- the sufB gene encoding Fe-S cluster assembly protein SufB gives MVAVKETVDQVAEIDVDQYKYGFETMIEVDKAPKGLSEDIIRFISHKKNEPDWMLEWRLQAYRRWLTMEEPSWARVNYPKIDFNDLYYYAAPKSVTGPKTLDEVDPELLATYEKLGIPLQEQELLAGVQELQHQPKSRVAVDAVFDSVSVITTFKKELAKAGVIFMSISEAMREYPDLVKKYLGSVVPQGDNFYAALNSAVFTDGSFVFVPKGVRCPMELSTYFRINEKNTGQFERTLIIAEEGAYVSYLEGCTAPQRDENQLHAAVVELIALDDAEIKYSTVQNWFPGDKEGKGGIYNFVTKRGDCRGDNSKISWTQVETGSAITWKYPSCLLRGDNSRGEFYSIAVSNGHQQIDSGTKMIHLGKNTSSRIISKGISAGFSNNTYRGQVSAHRKAENARNFTQCDSLLIGDKCGAHTVPYIEAGNSSARFEHEATTSKISEDQLFYCMQRGVPEEEAIALIVNGFVREVIQELPMEFAVEAQKLIGISLEGSVG, from the coding sequence ATGGTTGCCGTTAAGGAAACCGTCGATCAGGTCGCCGAGATCGACGTCGATCAGTATAAATACGGTTTCGAAACGATGATTGAGGTGGACAAGGCGCCCAAGGGCCTGTCCGAGGACATCATTCGTTTCATTTCCCACAAGAAGAACGAGCCGGACTGGATGCTGGAATGGCGTCTTCAGGCCTATCGCCGCTGGCTTACAATGGAAGAGCCGAGCTGGGCGCGGGTGAACTACCCGAAGATCGATTTCAACGATCTCTATTACTACGCTGCGCCGAAATCGGTCACCGGGCCGAAGACGCTGGACGAGGTCGACCCGGAACTGCTGGCGACCTATGAGAAGCTCGGCATTCCGCTGCAGGAGCAGGAACTGCTTGCCGGCGTGCAGGAACTCCAGCACCAGCCGAAAAGCCGCGTCGCGGTCGATGCCGTGTTCGATTCGGTCTCGGTCATCACCACCTTCAAGAAGGAACTCGCGAAAGCCGGCGTGATCTTCATGTCGATTTCTGAGGCTATGCGCGAATATCCGGACCTGGTGAAGAAATATCTGGGCTCGGTCGTGCCCCAGGGTGACAATTTCTATGCGGCGCTGAACTCGGCCGTCTTTACCGATGGTTCCTTTGTCTTCGTTCCCAAGGGCGTTCGTTGCCCGATGGAGCTTTCGACCTATTTCCGCATCAACGAGAAAAACACCGGCCAGTTCGAGCGCACGCTGATCATCGCCGAGGAGGGGGCCTATGTCTCCTATCTGGAAGGCTGCACCGCGCCGCAGCGCGATGAAAACCAGCTTCACGCCGCCGTCGTCGAACTTATTGCGCTGGATGATGCCGAGATCAAGTATTCCACCGTCCAGAACTGGTTCCCGGGCGACAAGGAAGGCAAGGGCGGCATCTACAATTTCGTCACCAAACGCGGCGATTGCCGGGGCGACAATTCCAAGATCTCCTGGACGCAGGTCGAGACCGGTTCGGCGATCACCTGGAAATATCCCTCCTGCCTGCTGCGCGGCGACAATTCGCGCGGCGAGTTCTATTCGATCGCCGTTTCCAACGGTCACCAGCAGATCGACAGTGGCACCAAGATGATCCATCTCGGCAAGAACACCTCGAGCCGCATCATCTCCAAGGGCATTTCAGCGGGCTTTTCCAACAACACCTATCGCGGCCAGGTTTCGGCCCACCGCAAGGCGGAAAACGCACGCAACTTCACCCAGTGCGACAGCCTGCTGATCGGCGACAAGTGCGGCGCGCATACCGTGCCCTATATCGAGGCCGGCAATTCCTCCGCCCGCTTCGAGCACGAGGCGACGACGTCGAAGATCTCCGAGGACCAGCTGTTCTACTGCATGCAGCGCGGCGTTCCCGAGGAAGAGGCGATCGCCCTCATCGTCAACGGCTTCGTCCGCGAGGTCATCCAGGAACTGCCGATGGAATTCGCGGTGGAAGCGCAGAAGCTGATCGGGATTTCGCTGGAAGGGAGCGTGGGTTAG
- a CDS encoding cysteine desulfurase family protein: MGTDRIYLDWNATAKLLPEARAALLEGLELAGNPSSVHQEGRAARAAVEKARRQVAGLVAADPAHVVFTSGATEAANTVLTPDFRMGRSPVRLGGLYVSAIEHPAVHEGGRFPADMRREIPVGADGVVRLDALEDLLGEHDADAGLPMVAIMLANSETGILQPVADAARIVHAHGGLLVVDAVQAVGRLPISLEALGADFLILSAHKIGGPKGVGALVSRGETLMPSPLIRGGGHEKGHRSGTENIPGILGFGAAAAFAVEGLDARNARIAALRDRLEAGMRVAAPDVVIYGEGGERVPNTTAFTLPGQKAETGQIAFDLEGIALSAGSACSSGKVGESHVLKAMGRDPRLGALRISLGWSTTEADIDRAIAAFAKIAGRRKRAGAAA; encoded by the coding sequence ATGGGCACCGACAGGATCTATCTCGACTGGAATGCGACCGCGAAGCTTCTGCCGGAAGCCCGCGCCGCGCTGCTCGAGGGGCTGGAGCTTGCCGGCAATCCGTCCTCCGTGCATCAGGAGGGCCGCGCGGCCCGCGCGGCGGTGGAGAAGGCCCGCCGCCAGGTGGCCGGACTGGTCGCCGCCGATCCCGCCCATGTGGTGTTCACCTCGGGCGCAACCGAAGCAGCGAATACCGTTCTGACGCCGGATTTCCGCATGGGGCGCAGTCCGGTTCGGCTTGGCGGTCTTTATGTCTCGGCGATTGAGCATCCGGCTGTCCATGAGGGCGGCCGCTTTCCGGCGGACATGCGCCGCGAGATTCCCGTTGGCGCGGATGGCGTCGTCAGGCTGGATGCGCTGGAAGACCTGCTTGGCGAACATGATGCCGATGCGGGCCTGCCGATGGTCGCGATCATGCTGGCAAACAGCGAGACCGGCATTCTTCAGCCGGTTGCCGACGCGGCGAGGATCGTTCATGCCCATGGCGGCCTTCTGGTGGTCGACGCCGTTCAGGCGGTCGGCCGTCTTCCGATTTCGCTCGAGGCCCTGGGTGCCGATTTCCTGATCCTCTCGGCCCACAAGATCGGCGGACCGAAAGGCGTCGGCGCGCTTGTCTCCCGCGGCGAAACGCTGATGCCTTCTCCGCTCATCCGCGGCGGCGGGCATGAGAAGGGGCACCGTTCGGGCACGGAAAACATTCCCGGCATTCTGGGATTCGGCGCAGCCGCGGCCTTTGCCGTTGAAGGTCTCGATGCGCGCAATGCGAGGATTGCCGCGCTTCGCGACCGGCTGGAGGCCGGCATGCGGGTCGCCGCGCCGGACGTCGTTATTTATGGCGAAGGCGGAGAACGCGTGCCCAACACAACGGCCTTCACGCTTCCGGGGCAGAAGGCGGAAACCGGGCAGATTGCCTTTGACCTGGAGGGCATCGCGCTTTCGGCAGGCTCCGCCTGTTCGTCCGGCAAGGTCGGCGAAAGCCATGTGCTGAAGGCGATGGGGCGCGACCCGCGTCTCGGCGCGCTGCGTATCTCGCTTGGCTGGAGCACCACCGAGGCGGACATTGACCGGGCGATTGCGGCATTCGCAAAAATTGCCGGGCGCCGGAAACGGGCAGGCGCTGCCGCCTGA
- a CDS encoding alpha/beta hydrolase has product MPEVIFNGPAGRLEGRYQPSKEKNAPIAIVLHPHPRFGGTMNNPIVYELFYMFQKRGFTTLRFNFRGIGRSQGEFDHGSGELSDAAAALDWVQSLHPDSKTCWVAGYSFGSWIGMQLLMRRPEIEGFMSIAPQPNIYDFSFLAPCPSSGLIIHGDADKVAPPRDVNGLVEKLKTQKGILITQKTVAGANHFFSGKNEDLLAECEDYLDRRLEGELVPEPAPKRIR; this is encoded by the coding sequence ATGCCTGAAGTGATTTTCAACGGTCCGGCCGGTCGCCTTGAAGGCCGCTACCAGCCGTCCAAGGAGAAGAACGCCCCGATCGCCATCGTCCTGCACCCGCATCCGCGGTTCGGAGGGACGATGAACAACCCGATCGTCTACGAGCTCTTCTACATGTTCCAGAAGCGCGGCTTCACCACACTGCGCTTCAATTTCCGCGGCATCGGCCGCAGCCAGGGCGAATTCGACCACGGCTCGGGCGAGCTTTCGGACGCGGCCGCAGCGCTTGACTGGGTGCAGAGCCTGCATCCCGATTCGAAGACCTGCTGGGTCGCCGGCTATTCCTTCGGCTCGTGGATCGGCATGCAGCTTCTGATGCGCCGGCCTGAAATCGAGGGCTTCATGTCAATCGCTCCGCAGCCGAACATCTACGACTTCTCCTTCCTCGCCCCCTGCCCCTCCTCCGGCCTGATCATCCACGGCGATGCCGACAAAGTGGCTCCGCCGCGCGACGTCAACGGCCTGGTGGAAAAGCTGAAGACCCAGAAGGGCATCCTGATCACCCAGAAGACCGTTGCCGGCGCGAACCACTTCTTCTCCGGCAAGAACGAGGACCTGCTCGCCGAATGCGAAGACTATCTCGACCGTCGTCTGGAGGGCGAACTGGTGCCGGAACCCGCGCCGAAGCGGATCAGGTAA